A window of the Synechococcus sp. M16.1 genome harbors these coding sequences:
- the thrS gene encoding threonine--tRNA ligase gives MAGPEPEPVSSAAATTPAPSAPVVLPKTSESDQLLKIRHSMSHVMAMAVQQLFPKARVTIGPWTETGFYYDFDNPDPFTEADLKAIKKGMIKIINKKLPLERVEVSRNEAEEKIKAQNEPYKLEILEGLQEPITLYTLGEDWWDLCAGPHVDHTGQLNAKAFELESVAGAYWRGDETKAQLQRIYGTAWETPEQLAEHKRRKEEALRRDHRRIGKDLDLFSIEDEAGAGLVFWHPRGARMRLLIEEFWRQAHFEGGYELLYTPHVADISLWKTSGHLDFYAESMFGPMEVDEREYQLKPMNCPFHVLTYASKLRSYRELPIRWAELGTVYRYERPGVMHGLMRVRGFTQDDAHVFCLPEQISDEILKILDLTERILSAFDFSNYEINLSTRPEKSIGDDAVWDLATKGLIEALERKGWAYKIDEGGGAFYGPKIDLKIEDAIGRMWQCSTIQLDFNLPERFELDYIAADGSKQRPIMIHRAIFGSLERFFGIMTENYAGDYPFWLAPEQVRLLPVTDEVQPYSEQVLEQLTKAGVRATIDRSGERLGKLIRTGEQMKIPVLAVIGAKEAEQNAVSLRSRREGDLGVTAVADLLSAAQMANSERAAGLELNR, from the coding sequence ATGGCGGGCCCTGAACCTGAACCGGTGAGCAGCGCTGCAGCAACCACCCCAGCCCCTTCAGCACCGGTGGTTCTGCCCAAGACCAGCGAAAGCGATCAACTACTGAAGATTCGGCACTCCATGAGCCATGTGATGGCCATGGCCGTGCAGCAGTTGTTTCCCAAGGCACGCGTCACCATCGGCCCCTGGACGGAAACAGGTTTCTATTACGACTTCGACAATCCCGATCCCTTCACCGAGGCCGACCTGAAGGCCATCAAGAAGGGGATGATCAAGATCATCAACAAGAAGCTGCCTCTCGAACGCGTCGAGGTGAGCCGCAACGAGGCCGAGGAAAAAATCAAAGCCCAGAACGAGCCCTACAAGCTCGAGATTCTTGAAGGACTGCAGGAGCCGATCACCCTCTACACCCTTGGTGAGGACTGGTGGGACCTCTGTGCTGGCCCCCACGTGGATCACACCGGCCAACTCAATGCCAAAGCCTTCGAGCTGGAAAGCGTGGCAGGCGCTTACTGGCGAGGCGATGAAACCAAAGCGCAGCTGCAACGCATCTACGGCACGGCCTGGGAAACCCCGGAACAGCTGGCGGAGCACAAACGTCGCAAGGAAGAAGCGCTTCGCCGCGACCATCGCCGCATCGGCAAAGACCTCGACCTCTTCTCGATCGAGGATGAGGCCGGGGCTGGTCTGGTGTTCTGGCACCCCCGCGGTGCCCGCATGCGCCTGTTGATCGAGGAGTTCTGGCGCCAGGCCCACTTCGAGGGCGGATACGAGCTCCTTTACACCCCCCACGTGGCGGACATCAGCCTCTGGAAGACCTCAGGCCACCTCGACTTCTACGCCGAGAGCATGTTCGGTCCGATGGAGGTGGACGAACGGGAGTATCAGCTCAAGCCGATGAACTGCCCGTTCCACGTGCTCACCTACGCCAGCAAACTGCGCAGCTACCGGGAACTGCCGATCCGCTGGGCGGAGCTTGGAACGGTGTATCGCTACGAGCGGCCCGGTGTGATGCACGGTCTGATGCGGGTGCGGGGCTTCACCCAGGACGATGCCCACGTGTTCTGCCTGCCGGAGCAGATCAGCGACGAGATCCTGAAGATCCTCGATCTCACCGAACGGATCCTCTCCGCCTTCGATTTCAGCAATTACGAGATCAACCTCTCCACCCGCCCCGAGAAGTCCATCGGCGATGACGCCGTCTGGGACCTGGCCACCAAGGGACTGATTGAAGCGCTGGAGCGCAAGGGTTGGGCCTACAAAATCGATGAGGGCGGCGGTGCGTTCTACGGCCCGAAAATCGATCTCAAGATCGAAGACGCCATCGGCCGGATGTGGCAGTGCTCCACGATCCAACTGGATTTCAATCTGCCGGAACGGTTCGAGCTCGACTACATCGCCGCCGACGGCAGCAAGCAGCGGCCGATCATGATCCACCGCGCCATCTTCGGTTCGCTGGAGCGGTTCTTCGGGATCATGACCGAGAACTACGCCGGCGATTACCCCTTCTGGCTGGCCCCCGAGCAGGTGCGTCTGCTGCCGGTCACCGACGAGGTGCAGCCCTACTCCGAACAAGTGTTGGAGCAACTCACCAAAGCTGGCGTGCGCGCCACGATCGACCGCAGCGGTGAGCGGCTCGGCAAGTTGATCCGCACAGGCGAACAGATGAAGATCCCCGTGCTGGCGGTCATCGGTGCCAAAGAAGCGGAGCAGAACGCCGTGAGCCTTCGCAGCCGACGGGAAGGTGACCTCGGGGTCACAGCGGTGGCCGACCTTCTCAGTGCTGCCCAGATGGCCAACAGCGAGCGCGCCGCGGGCCTGGAGCTGAACCGATGA
- a CDS encoding glycoside hydrolase family 104 protein: MHRLFSAFSPATRWSRPVVGAALTAGLVLSAGAKQPLQNAEAPAEQAEQSATSSRATLSSGKEGGHYELTPERRALLNTIRYAEGTWKDGEDKGYRIMYGGGQFQDLSRHPERVIVKRYTSAAAGAYQFLPKTWKGVAKELKLSSFEPRHQDQAALHLVERRGALNEIDRKGLTRNAMAKLAPEWASFPTWTGRSAYGQPVKSPQELASFYSNNLRQLRNQLGA, from the coding sequence GTGCATCGCCTTTTTTCTGCGTTCAGCCCAGCCACACGTTGGAGCCGGCCTGTCGTCGGTGCAGCCCTGACCGCAGGATTGGTGCTGTCCGCAGGAGCCAAACAGCCGCTCCAGAACGCAGAGGCGCCCGCAGAACAGGCAGAGCAAAGCGCCACCAGCAGCCGCGCCACCCTGTCCTCCGGCAAGGAGGGTGGTCATTACGAGCTGACACCTGAGCGACGCGCCCTGCTCAACACCATTCGCTACGCCGAGGGCACCTGGAAAGACGGTGAAGACAAGGGCTACCGGATCATGTACGGCGGCGGGCAGTTTCAGGACCTCTCACGTCATCCCGAGCGGGTGATCGTGAAGCGCTACACAAGCGCCGCAGCGGGGGCCTATCAATTCCTGCCCAAGACCTGGAAGGGCGTGGCGAAGGAGCTCAAGCTGTCCAGCTTCGAGCCCAGGCACCAGGACCAAGCCGCTCTGCACCTTGTTGAGCGTCGCGGTGCTCTCAATGAAATTGACCGGAAAGGGCTAACCAGAAACGCCATGGCGAAGCTGGCTCCCGAATGGGCATCCTTCCCCACCTGGACCGGCCGCTCCGCCTACGGTCAACCGGTTAAGAGCCCTCAAGAACTGGCGAGCTTCTACAGCAACAACCTGCGCCAGCTGCGCAATCAGCTCGGGGCCTGA
- a CDS encoding NAD(P)H-quinone oxidoreductase subunit 4, producing MDAGLAELAVSGSPFPWLSLIVLLPAAAALVLPLVPSSEEKPSPAPKIITLVVLLVDLLLMMGVFATRFDPSTEGLQLVERVSWLPALGLEWSLGVDGLSAPLVVLSGLVTFLSVAASWSVQRKSRLYFALMLVQASAQGLVFLSQDFLLFFLAWELELVPVYLLIAIWGGQNRQYAATKFILYTALASLLILISGLALALSGDTFTFNITELAARSPGGSFGLLCYLGFLIGFGVKLPMFPLHTWLPDAHGEANAPVSMLLAGVLLKMGGYALLRFNVQMLPEAHATLAPALVILGIVNIVYGALNAFAQDNVKRRIACSSVSHMGFVLVGIGAVDALGISGAMLQMVSHGLIAAAMFFVTGVFYERTKTLSIPNMGGLAKALPITFAFFLASSLASLALPGMSGFISEITVFLGITSQEAFTSVFRSITVLLAAIGLVLTPIYLLSMCRRVFFGPRIPALASVADMRPRELVIGLSLLVPTLVIGIWPRIAMDLYEASTNALALQFIAS from the coding sequence ATGGATGCTGGGTTAGCAGAGCTTGCTGTCTCGGGCAGTCCCTTCCCTTGGTTGTCGCTGATTGTGCTGTTGCCGGCGGCAGCAGCTCTGGTGCTGCCACTGGTTCCGAGCAGCGAAGAGAAGCCTTCCCCCGCGCCCAAGATCATCACCCTGGTCGTCCTTCTGGTCGATCTTCTTTTGATGATGGGGGTGTTTGCCACCCGCTTCGACCCCAGCACTGAAGGGCTGCAGCTGGTGGAGCGGGTGAGCTGGCTCCCGGCACTCGGCCTCGAATGGTCCCTTGGTGTGGATGGTCTTTCAGCACCGCTTGTGGTGCTCAGCGGCCTGGTCACGTTTCTGTCTGTGGCGGCCAGCTGGTCGGTTCAGCGCAAGTCACGGCTGTACTTCGCCCTGATGCTTGTTCAGGCCTCGGCCCAGGGCCTGGTGTTTCTGTCGCAGGACTTCCTGCTCTTCTTCCTGGCCTGGGAGCTGGAACTGGTTCCCGTCTACCTGCTGATTGCCATCTGGGGCGGACAGAACCGCCAGTACGCCGCCACCAAATTCATCCTCTACACGGCCCTGGCCTCTCTGCTGATCCTGATCAGCGGCCTGGCACTGGCCCTCTCCGGTGACACGTTCACCTTCAACATCACGGAACTGGCGGCCCGTTCTCCCGGCGGCAGCTTCGGCCTGTTGTGTTACTTGGGTTTCTTGATTGGCTTCGGCGTGAAACTGCCGATGTTCCCGCTCCACACCTGGCTGCCCGATGCCCACGGTGAGGCCAACGCTCCGGTATCGATGCTGCTGGCCGGGGTGCTCCTGAAGATGGGCGGCTACGCCCTGCTGCGCTTCAACGTGCAGATGCTTCCCGAAGCGCACGCCACCCTGGCGCCAGCCCTGGTGATCCTTGGGATCGTGAACATCGTTTACGGCGCGCTCAACGCCTTCGCCCAGGACAACGTGAAACGCAGGATCGCCTGCAGTTCCGTGAGCCACATGGGCTTTGTGCTGGTGGGGATCGGTGCCGTTGATGCCCTGGGAATCAGTGGAGCCATGCTCCAGATGGTGAGCCATGGCCTGATCGCAGCCGCGATGTTCTTCGTGACGGGGGTGTTCTACGAGCGAACCAAGACCCTCTCGATCCCCAACATGGGCGGACTGGCCAAGGCACTGCCCATCACGTTTGCCTTCTTCCTGGCCAGCTCCCTGGCGTCGCTGGCGCTGCCGGGCATGAGTGGCTTCATCAGTGAAATCACCGTGTTCCTCGGCATCACCAGCCAGGAAGCCTTCACGTCAGTGTTCCGATCGATCACCGTTCTGCTGGCCGCCATCGGACTGGTGCTCACACCGATTTATCTGCTCTCCATGTGCCGACGGGTGTTCTTCGGCCCCAGGATTCCGGCCCTGGCCAGCGTCGCTGACATGCGCCCCAGGGAGCTGGTGATTGGCCTGAGCCTGCTGGTGCCAACCCTGGTGATCGGCATCTGGCCCCGCATTGCCATGGACCTCTACGAAGCTTCCACCAACGCTCTGGCCCTGCAGTTCATTGCCAGCTGA
- a CDS encoding cation diffusion facilitator family transporter, with protein sequence MVDNRRGVRRVLMVALGLNISMSLLKLLVGAMSGSLAVIADGMHSATDALSSLTGLVTNKLSDPRPDRDHPYGHRKYEAVGALGIAGFILFTALEILLRSGERLLEGLPPIRVTSQELVLLTLVLGFNLLLAGYELREGRRLNSNLLKADAQHAASDVWTTVVVLVGMAGAVWLQVSWLDVALAIPMALLLIRVCWQVLRGTLPWLVDHMAVAPEAIYAEAMATAGVLNCHDIASRGVLGQQVFIEMHMVVDADDLTKAHRITEEVEERLDESFGPVRCTIHLEPKDYVEDGITYTGAHG encoded by the coding sequence ATGGTCGACAACCGCCGGGGGGTGCGCAGGGTTCTGATGGTCGCCCTGGGCCTGAACATCAGCATGTCGCTGCTGAAGCTTCTGGTGGGGGCCATGAGTGGTTCCCTGGCGGTGATCGCCGATGGCATGCACAGCGCCACCGATGCGTTGTCCAGCCTCACGGGACTGGTCACCAACAAACTGTCCGATCCGCGCCCCGACAGGGATCACCCCTACGGCCACCGCAAATACGAGGCAGTGGGAGCCCTGGGCATCGCTGGTTTCATCCTGTTCACAGCCCTTGAGATCCTGCTGCGTTCGGGGGAAAGGCTGCTCGAGGGCCTGCCACCGATCCGGGTGACCAGCCAGGAGCTGGTGCTGCTCACGCTGGTGCTGGGGTTCAACCTCCTGCTGGCGGGATATGAGCTGCGGGAAGGTCGGCGACTGAACAGCAACCTGCTCAAAGCGGATGCTCAACATGCGGCGAGCGACGTTTGGACCACCGTGGTGGTGCTGGTGGGCATGGCCGGGGCGGTGTGGCTGCAGGTGAGCTGGCTCGACGTTGCGCTGGCCATCCCCATGGCACTCCTGCTGATCCGTGTGTGCTGGCAGGTGCTACGCGGAACCTTGCCCTGGCTGGTGGACCACATGGCGGTGGCACCTGAAGCCATCTATGCCGAAGCGATGGCCACCGCCGGCGTCTTGAACTGCCACGACATCGCCAGCCGGGGCGTTCTGGGCCAGCAGGTGTTCATCGAAATGCATATGGTTGTCGACGCAGACGACCTCACCAAGGCGCACCGGATCACCGAAGAGGTGGAAGAGCGCTTGGACGAAAGTTTCGGGCCGGTGCGGTGCACCATCCATCTGGAACCCAAGGACTACGTGGAGGACGGAATCACCTACACCGGCGCCCATGGCTGA
- a CDS encoding YcjF family protein, producing the protein MKLPASWPELVMPPSSLLRPLALAGAGLLAGQWLISDVMHVPGGGLGLLAAGGVVIWLGRKPSQPRFAAPVSLAGWMARCQEVLDQFARFEQQPSADLARRAELKRVLDRCGPVRMAMVALGGSQGPNEADLSSSLAGPAPVTLSLCHPLTTDDGSRSWPGGLLDQDLILFSLQAPLLASDLLWLQQVPDDQPAWLLLSNDAQDASTDAVEAVRDDLPERWRERILVQESSMQLRTALAPLRRSLKQAAVETRPRLLADLHRRWQRDLESLRRERFLQIQQRTQWVVAGSVMASPIASLDLLAVAVANGLMIKEMGEIWGTSLQPDVLREAAAQLARVALAQGVVEWTGQTLLGLAKLDGGSWLIAGSMQALSAAYLTRVVGRSMADWLAINAGVDELDLVALKQQAPLLVARAAEEERVNWNGFVQQSREWLLHVTS; encoded by the coding sequence TTGAAACTCCCGGCTTCATGGCCAGAACTGGTGATGCCACCGTCGTCGCTGCTGCGGCCTTTGGCTCTGGCTGGAGCTGGTCTGCTTGCTGGACAGTGGCTGATCAGTGATGTGATGCATGTTCCCGGCGGGGGGCTGGGTCTGCTGGCCGCCGGTGGCGTTGTGATCTGGCTTGGCCGCAAGCCAAGTCAGCCGCGGTTTGCGGCGCCGGTATCGCTGGCTGGCTGGATGGCTCGGTGCCAGGAGGTGCTGGATCAATTCGCACGTTTTGAGCAGCAACCTTCTGCCGATCTGGCCCGTCGCGCTGAACTGAAACGGGTGCTGGACCGCTGCGGTCCTGTGCGCATGGCGATGGTCGCCTTGGGGGGCTCTCAGGGACCGAATGAGGCAGACCTCAGCAGCTCTCTTGCTGGCCCGGCGCCGGTGACGCTGTCGCTCTGCCATCCCCTGACCACCGACGACGGCAGCCGTTCCTGGCCCGGCGGCCTGCTGGATCAGGATCTGATCCTGTTCAGCCTGCAGGCGCCTCTGCTGGCTTCAGATCTGCTCTGGCTGCAGCAGGTGCCGGACGATCAGCCTGCCTGGCTGCTTCTATCGAACGACGCGCAGGACGCATCCACCGATGCTGTAGAGGCTGTTCGGGACGACCTTCCCGAGCGCTGGCGTGAGCGGATCCTGGTTCAGGAGTCTTCGATGCAGCTGCGCACTGCCCTGGCACCGTTGCGCCGTTCGCTGAAACAGGCTGCGGTGGAGACGCGTCCGCGACTCCTGGCGGACTTGCATCGCCGTTGGCAGCGTGACCTCGAATCGCTTCGGCGCGAACGCTTTCTGCAGATTCAGCAGCGCACCCAGTGGGTGGTGGCCGGGTCGGTGATGGCCTCCCCCATCGCCAGCCTTGATCTTCTTGCCGTGGCGGTGGCGAACGGTTTGATGATCAAGGAGATGGGAGAGATCTGGGGAACATCGCTGCAACCGGATGTGCTGAGGGAAGCGGCGGCCCAGTTGGCTCGGGTGGCCCTCGCCCAGGGTGTGGTGGAGTGGACCGGACAGACCTTGCTTGGGCTGGCCAAGCTGGATGGGGGGAGCTGGCTGATCGCCGGTTCAATGCAGGCCCTCAGTGCTGCTTACCTCACCCGTGTGGTGGGACGCTCCATGGCGGATTGGCTGGCGATCAATGCCGGCGTTGACGAGCTTGATCTTGTGGCGTTGAAGCAGCAGGCACCGTTGTTGGTGGCTCGGGCTGCAGAGGAGGAACGGGTGAACTGGAATGGCTTCGTTCAGCAATCCCGTGAGTGGCTGCTTCATGTAACTTCATGA
- a CDS encoding glucokinase has product MATSTLLAGDMGGTKTLLALYGSEADQLRLLHQERFRSGEWPSLEPMLEAFLNNRPADLPAPAHACIAVAGPVRHREARITNLPWRLREADLARAAGMEQLELVNDFGVLIYGLPHFDSHQQAILQKGHQDKGPLAILGAGTGLGMARGLQSEQGLVALASEGGHREFAPRNEAEWELACWLKQDLGVSRLSIERIVSGTGLGHVAHWLLQKPDAAMHPLHSVAEAWRRNSSNDLPAQVSVAAEGGDPLMQRALQLWLEAYGSAAGDLALQELCTGGLWVGGGTASKQLKGLQSASFLNAMRDKGRFRELIEGMQVTAVIDPDAGLFSAACRARMLAESGGTLA; this is encoded by the coding sequence ATGGCCACCAGCACACTCCTGGCGGGGGATATGGGAGGCACCAAGACTCTGCTTGCTCTCTACGGGAGTGAGGCGGACCAGCTGCGCCTGCTGCACCAGGAACGCTTCCGCTCGGGAGAATGGCCATCCCTTGAGCCGATGCTCGAGGCCTTCCTCAACAATCGCCCCGCCGATCTCCCGGCTCCAGCGCATGCCTGCATCGCCGTTGCCGGTCCGGTGCGACACAGGGAGGCAAGGATCACCAACCTGCCCTGGCGGTTGCGGGAGGCCGACCTGGCGCGGGCTGCTGGCATGGAACAGCTCGAGCTGGTGAATGATTTCGGCGTGCTGATTTACGGGCTGCCCCATTTCGACAGCCATCAGCAGGCGATCCTTCAGAAGGGCCACCAAGACAAGGGCCCCCTGGCCATTCTTGGGGCAGGCACCGGTCTCGGCATGGCGCGAGGCCTGCAGAGCGAACAGGGACTGGTGGCCCTGGCGAGCGAAGGCGGGCACCGCGAATTTGCTCCGCGCAACGAAGCGGAATGGGAGCTGGCCTGCTGGCTCAAACAAGACCTCGGCGTCAGCCGCCTTTCGATCGAACGCATCGTGAGTGGCACCGGCCTGGGGCATGTGGCCCACTGGCTGCTTCAGAAACCTGATGCCGCCATGCACCCCCTGCACAGCGTGGCTGAGGCTTGGCGGCGCAACAGTTCCAACGATCTTCCCGCTCAGGTGAGCGTTGCCGCTGAAGGGGGTGATCCCTTGATGCAACGCGCCCTACAGCTTTGGCTGGAGGCCTATGGCTCAGCGGCAGGCGATCTTGCCCTTCAGGAACTCTGCACAGGAGGCCTCTGGGTTGGCGGGGGCACCGCATCAAAACAATTGAAAGGACTGCAATCCGCCAGCTTTCTCAATGCGATGCGCGACAAGGGACGCTTCCGCGAACTGATCGAAGGGATGCAGGTCACAGCGGTGATCGATCCCGATGCCGGACTGTTCAGTGCAGCCTGTCGCGCCAGGATGCTGGCGGAGTCAGGTGGGACACTGGCCTGA
- the trpS gene encoding tryptophan--tRNA ligase, with protein MSRPRVLSGVQPTGALHLGNWLGAIRNWVDLQETHDTFVCVVDLHAITVPHDPSRLAEDTRSTAALYLACGMDPKRCSVFVQSQVAAHSELCWLLNCVTPLNWLERMIQFKEKAVKQGDNVSVGLLDYPVLMAADILLYDADLVPVGEDQKQHLELARDIAQQRINARFGGKDTPVLKVPKPLILKEGARVMSLTDGRSKMSKSDPNEGSRITLLDPPELITKKIKRAKTDPERGLEFGNPDRPETDNLLGLYSILSGKGREQAATECAEMGWGQFKPLLAEATVSALEPIQARYRELMQDPTELDQVLRTGREKAETVANATLERVRDALGFARPA; from the coding sequence ATGAGCCGGCCAAGGGTTCTTTCCGGGGTGCAACCGACCGGAGCACTGCACCTCGGCAATTGGCTGGGTGCCATCCGCAATTGGGTTGATCTGCAGGAGACCCACGACACCTTTGTATGTGTTGTGGATCTCCATGCCATCACCGTTCCCCATGACCCCAGCCGCCTGGCTGAGGACACCCGTTCCACAGCAGCGCTTTACCTGGCCTGTGGCATGGACCCCAAACGCTGTTCGGTGTTTGTGCAGAGCCAGGTGGCAGCCCACAGCGAACTGTGCTGGTTGCTGAACTGCGTCACGCCGCTCAACTGGCTGGAGCGGATGATTCAGTTCAAGGAGAAAGCGGTGAAGCAGGGGGACAACGTCTCCGTGGGCCTGCTGGACTATCCGGTCTTGATGGCCGCCGACATCCTTCTCTACGACGCTGACCTGGTGCCCGTCGGTGAGGACCAGAAGCAGCATCTGGAGCTGGCGCGCGACATCGCCCAGCAGCGCATCAATGCCCGTTTCGGCGGCAAGGACACGCCGGTGCTCAAAGTGCCCAAACCGCTGATCCTCAAGGAGGGGGCACGGGTGATGAGCCTGACGGATGGCCGCAGCAAGATGAGCAAGAGCGATCCCAACGAGGGGAGTCGCATCACGCTTTTGGACCCTCCGGAGCTGATCACCAAAAAGATCAAACGCGCCAAGACCGATCCAGAGCGTGGCCTCGAATTCGGCAACCCCGATCGACCGGAAACCGACAACCTGCTTGGGCTCTACTCAATCCTGAGCGGCAAGGGGCGGGAGCAGGCCGCCACTGAATGCGCCGAGATGGGTTGGGGACAGTTCAAGCCGCTGCTGGCCGAAGCCACCGTGAGCGCGCTAGAGCCCATCCAGGCCCGCTACCGGGAGCTGATGCAGGACCCCACAGAGCTCGATCAGGTGCTGAGAACAGGCCGTGAGAAGGCCGAAACCGTGGCCAACGCCACGCTTGAACGGGTTCGGGATGCCTTGGGTTTCGCCCGGCCAGCCTGA
- the thrB gene encoding homoserine kinase — MAQPRIGQKVVVDVPATTANLGPGFDCLGAALDLNNRFAMRRIEGGGERFELIIEGTEGSHLRGGPENLVYRAAQRVWKAAGLEPVALEARVRLAVPPARGLGSSATAIVAGLMGANALVGEPLSKEKLLELAIDIEGHPDNVVPSLLGGLCMTAKAASQRWRVVRCEWTPSVKAVVAIPSIRLSTSEARRAMPKAIPVGDAVVNLGALTLLLQGLRTGNGDLISDGMHDRLHEPYRWRLIKGGDQVKQAAMDAGAWGCAISGAGPSVLALCEEDNGPAVSRAMVKAWEAAGVASRAPVLNLQTSGSHWQPADDE; from the coding sequence ATGGCGCAGCCGCGCATCGGTCAGAAAGTGGTCGTGGACGTCCCGGCAACCACCGCCAATCTCGGCCCCGGATTTGACTGCCTCGGTGCAGCCCTTGATCTGAACAACCGCTTCGCGATGCGGCGGATCGAAGGGGGCGGTGAACGATTTGAGCTGATTATTGAGGGAACGGAGGGCAGTCACCTCCGGGGTGGGCCGGAGAACCTCGTTTACCGAGCGGCCCAACGGGTGTGGAAAGCGGCTGGGCTGGAACCCGTCGCCCTTGAGGCACGGGTGCGTCTTGCCGTCCCGCCGGCACGGGGGCTGGGCAGCAGTGCCACGGCGATCGTGGCGGGATTGATGGGAGCCAATGCCCTCGTCGGTGAGCCTCTCTCCAAAGAGAAGCTGCTGGAGCTGGCCATCGATATCGAAGGTCACCCGGACAACGTTGTGCCCTCCCTTCTGGGGGGCCTCTGCATGACCGCCAAGGCCGCCTCTCAGCGCTGGCGCGTGGTGCGTTGCGAATGGACGCCGAGCGTGAAGGCCGTCGTGGCGATTCCATCGATTCGCCTGAGCACAAGCGAAGCCCGCCGGGCCATGCCCAAGGCCATCCCCGTTGGCGACGCTGTGGTCAACCTGGGTGCCCTGACACTGCTGCTGCAAGGGCTGCGCACCGGCAATGGTGATCTGATCTCCGACGGCATGCACGATCGCTTGCACGAGCCTTACCGCTGGCGCCTGATCAAAGGCGGCGACCAGGTCAAACAGGCCGCCATGGACGCGGGAGCCTGGGGTTGCGCCATCAGCGGAGCCGGACCAAGTGTTCTGGCTCTGTGCGAGGAAGACAATGGCCCAGCCGTCAGCCGAGCCATGGTCAAAGCCTGGGAAGCTGCCGGGGTCGCCAGCCGCGCGCCGGTGCTGAATTTGCAGACCTCAGGCAGCCACTGGCAACCGGCCGACGATGAGTAG
- a CDS encoding DUF1824 family protein yields MTDSPVQHLADLARLRGAPELPPQIRNELRGELDQAMAQASWFTIGVMAPSREQALTALRSLEQNQQWESLELVDSPEEPGPVFLKANQKGGTIRIRIEHGLGEGILISGHGDDDTTPSTTWGPLPLDFFS; encoded by the coding sequence ATGACGGATTCACCTGTGCAGCACCTGGCCGATCTCGCGCGTCTGCGGGGAGCGCCGGAGTTGCCTCCCCAGATCAGAAACGAGCTGCGAGGAGAACTCGATCAGGCGATGGCCCAGGCCAGCTGGTTCACCATCGGCGTCATGGCCCCGTCCAGGGAGCAGGCCCTCACAGCGCTGCGGAGCCTCGAGCAAAACCAACAGTGGGAGTCGCTGGAGCTCGTCGACAGCCCCGAGGAGCCGGGCCCTGTTTTCCTGAAAGCCAATCAGAAGGGGGGCACGATCCGCATTCGGATCGAGCACGGCCTTGGCGAAGGAATTCTGATCAGTGGCCATGGTGACGACGACACCACGCCAAGCACCACCTGGGGACCGCTTCCACTGGACTTCTTCTCCTGA
- a CDS encoding DUF2605 family protein translates to MGESTNQEAGALLDELLASLLDDFEHWFQRGEELLQACPEEVMPLQERRRMQERLQDGKKAIAATRSLVAASTQPVAVSMEVMNPWHGLVTEVWALAARLGSNRSPQAPS, encoded by the coding sequence GTGGGTGAGTCAACCAATCAGGAAGCTGGCGCACTCTTGGATGAGTTGCTGGCATCTCTGCTCGATGACTTCGAGCATTGGTTTCAGCGCGGTGAGGAGCTTCTGCAGGCCTGTCCAGAGGAGGTGATGCCGTTGCAGGAGCGCCGACGCATGCAGGAGCGGCTGCAGGACGGCAAGAAGGCCATTGCTGCAACACGCTCCCTTGTGGCTGCTTCAACGCAGCCCGTGGCGGTCTCGATGGAGGTGATGAACCCGTGGCATGGCTTGGTCACGGAGGTGTGGGCCCTGGCCGCGAGGTTGGGCTCGAACCGTTCGCCTCAGGCCCCGAGCTGA